Proteins encoded in a region of the Paucibacter sediminis genome:
- a CDS encoding glycerate kinase type-2 family protein: MTLPPRELLRRLFDAAVARAQPLQVMAGQLPAPPQHGRTLVLGAGKAGGAMAEALDALWPAEAPLSGLVVTRYGHTPPAYAARPGRIAVVEAAHPVPDAAGEQAAARMLALTQGLTPDDLVICLISGGASALLSLPAPGLSLADKQAVNRALLKSGATIAEMNCVRKHLSAIKGGRLAAACHPAQVLTLLISDVPGDDAAVIGSGPTLPDPTSCAEALAICTRYGIALPPAALAGLQSGALETPKPGAACFQGQTLRMLATPRMSLDAAAARARELGLAAHILSDEIEGESREIGAMHAALARSVALHGTPFARPCVILSGGETTVTVRDKSGRGGRASEFLLGCALGLGGVGGVHVLAADTDGIDGVQDNAGAFVAPDTLARAAALGLKGRDYLDRNDAYSFFGALGDLLVTGPTYTNVNDFRALLIA, translated from the coding sequence ATGACGCTGCCGCCGCGCGAGCTGTTGCGCCGGCTCTTCGACGCCGCGGTGGCGCGCGCCCAGCCGCTGCAGGTGATGGCAGGGCAACTGCCGGCGCCCCCGCAGCATGGCCGCACCCTGGTGCTGGGCGCCGGCAAGGCCGGCGGCGCGATGGCTGAAGCGCTGGACGCGCTGTGGCCGGCCGAGGCCCCGCTCAGCGGCCTGGTGGTGACGCGTTACGGCCATACCCCGCCCGCCTATGCCGCCCGCCCCGGGCGCATCGCGGTGGTGGAGGCCGCCCACCCGGTGCCCGATGCGGCGGGTGAACAGGCCGCCGCGCGCATGCTGGCACTGACGCAGGGCCTGACCCCCGATGATCTGGTGATTTGCCTGATCTCCGGCGGCGCCTCCGCGCTGCTGAGCCTGCCCGCCCCGGGCCTGAGCCTGGCCGACAAGCAGGCGGTCAACCGCGCCCTGCTGAAGAGCGGTGCCACCATCGCCGAGATGAACTGCGTGCGCAAGCATCTCTCCGCCATCAAGGGCGGGCGGCTGGCGGCGGCCTGCCATCCGGCGCAAGTCCTGACCCTGCTGATCAGCGATGTGCCGGGCGACGACGCGGCGGTGATCGGCTCCGGCCCGACCCTGCCCGATCCGACGAGCTGCGCGGAGGCACTGGCGATCTGCACGCGCTACGGCATCGCGCTGCCGCCGGCCGCACTGGCCGGCCTGCAGAGCGGCGCCTTGGAAACGCCCAAGCCCGGCGCCGCCTGCTTCCAGGGCCAGACCCTGCGCATGCTGGCCACGCCACGCATGAGCCTGGATGCGGCGGCGGCCCGGGCGCGTGAGCTGGGCCTGGCGGCGCATATCCTGTCCGACGAGATCGAGGGCGAGTCGCGCGAGATCGGTGCCATGCATGCGGCGCTGGCGCGCTCGGTGGCCCTGCACGGCACGCCCTTTGCCCGTCCCTGCGTGATCCTCTCCGGCGGCGAGACCACCGTGACGGTGCGCGACAAGTCCGGCCGTGGCGGCCGCGCCAGCGAGTTCCTGCTCGGCTGCGCCCTGGGGCTGGGCGGGGTGGGCGGCGTGCATGTGCTGGCCGCCGACACCGATGGCATCGACGGCGTGCAGGACAACGCCGGCGCCTTCGTCGCGCCCGACACGCTGGCGCGCGCCGCGGCGCTGGGACTGAAGGGGCGCGATTACCTGGACCGCAACGACGCCTACAGCTTCTTCGGCGCCCTGGGCGATCTGCTGGTGACCGGGCCCACCTACACGAATGTGAACGACTTCCGGGCGCTCTTGATTGCCTAG
- the kdgR gene encoding DNA-binding transcriptional regulator KdgR: MDDDSIDSSKQQPESVAAVLKVFAILQALSERSETGISELSVRLAMPKATVYRFLQTMMTLGYVRQESGSERYGLTMKAFELGAKALQYPDLVDLSKHHMQMLADATGETVHLGTLIDSEIIYVHKIDSRHTLGMYSRIGRRAPLHCTAIGKVLMAWEHPERRDRVLDGAEFQRFRDKTIVDRSEFLAELERVKAQGYGEDREEFDDHIRCLGIPIFDRLGQPIAGMSVSFPSFRYDEAKAPEIIAMLTAASRDISARLGCSKFPLDAAPKALPAR; the protein is encoded by the coding sequence ATGGACGACGATTCGATTGATTCATCCAAGCAGCAGCCCGAGTCGGTGGCCGCGGTGCTCAAGGTGTTTGCCATCCTGCAGGCGCTCTCCGAGCGCAGCGAAACCGGCATCTCCGAGCTTTCGGTACGGCTGGCCATGCCCAAGGCCACGGTCTACCGCTTTCTGCAGACCATGATGACCCTGGGCTATGTGCGCCAGGAGTCCGGCAGCGAGCGTTACGGCCTGACCATGAAGGCCTTCGAGCTGGGTGCCAAGGCCTTGCAGTACCCGGATCTGGTGGACCTCTCCAAGCACCATATGCAGATGCTGGCCGACGCCACCGGCGAGACCGTGCACCTGGGCACGCTGATCGACAGCGAGATCATCTATGTGCACAAGATCGACTCGCGCCACACCCTGGGCATGTACTCACGCATCGGCCGGCGCGCGCCCCTGCACTGCACCGCCATCGGCAAGGTGCTGATGGCCTGGGAGCATCCCGAGCGGCGCGATCGGGTGCTCGACGGCGCCGAGTTCCAGCGCTTTCGTGACAAGACCATCGTGGATCGAAGCGAGTTCCTGGCCGAGTTGGAGCGTGTCAAGGCGCAGGGCTATGGCGAGGACCGCGAGGAGTTCGACGACCATATCCGCTGCCTGGGCATCCCCATCTTCGACCGCCTGGGCCAGCCGATTGCCGGCATGAGCGTGTCCTTCCCGAGCTTCCGCTACGACGAAGCCAAGGCCCCGGAGATCATTGCCATGCTCACCGCCGCCAGCCGCGACATTTCGGCGCGCCTGGGTTGCAGCAAATTCCCGCTGGACGCTGCGCCCAAGGCGCTGCCGGCCCGATGA
- a CDS encoding pectinesterase family protein, which translates to MRAALVALLVWVSPVQAQERPQLSEAQAAAMRLADYLGDWQPAPLDASTWTADFVVAADGSGTHRSLQAAIDALPAQGRRRYIRLKPGRYREQLCIQGKAPFTLYGQPGDAAAVQIAHGHFSSEPKPVGAPANPCTPDLAASQYGTAGSATLAIFSDDVQLAHLSVVNDAMDAVREGQGYPAAVGESGGAQAVALMTEGDRLQMQDVRLLGHQDTFFVRAKPRGGPSRVWLRASLIAGDVDFIFGNGTLVISDSTVLSRAGRRVPGSGGYLLAPSTAPQQPFGILVEGSRLLAEPGVASASIALGRVWDAGVARGAWQAGVSPNGQALIRDSQLGPHLRGWGPSTSRRPFDAATQRLSEYRNQSAL; encoded by the coding sequence ATGCGGGCCGCCTTGGTCGCCTTGCTGGTGTGGGTCAGCCCGGTGCAGGCCCAGGAACGCCCGCAGCTGAGCGAGGCGCAGGCCGCCGCGATGCGGCTGGCCGACTACCTCGGTGATTGGCAGCCTGCCCCCTTGGACGCCAGCACCTGGACAGCGGACTTCGTGGTGGCCGCCGATGGCAGCGGCACCCACCGCAGCTTGCAGGCCGCCATCGATGCCTTGCCCGCCCAGGGCCGGCGCCGCTACATCCGGCTCAAGCCAGGTCGCTACCGCGAGCAGCTGTGCATCCAGGGCAAGGCGCCGTTCACGCTCTATGGCCAGCCCGGCGATGCCGCCGCGGTGCAGATCGCGCATGGGCATTTCAGTTCCGAGCCCAAGCCGGTGGGCGCGCCCGCCAATCCCTGCACGCCGGACCTCGCCGCCAGCCAGTACGGCACCGCCGGCAGCGCCACCTTGGCGATCTTCAGCGACGATGTGCAGCTGGCGCACCTGAGCGTGGTCAACGATGCCATGGACGCGGTGCGCGAGGGCCAGGGCTACCCGGCCGCGGTGGGCGAGAGCGGTGGCGCCCAGGCCGTGGCCCTGATGACCGAGGGCGACCGACTGCAGATGCAGGACGTGCGCCTGCTGGGCCACCAGGACACTTTCTTCGTGCGTGCCAAGCCGCGGGGCGGACCGTCGCGCGTGTGGCTGCGGGCCAGCCTGATCGCGGGCGACGTGGACTTCATCTTCGGCAATGGCACGCTGGTGATCAGCGACAGCACCGTCCTCAGCCGCGCCGGCCGCCGCGTGCCGGGCAGCGGCGGTTATCTGCTCGCGCCCAGCACGGCGCCGCAGCAGCCCTTCGGCATCCTGGTAGAGGGCAGCCGCCTGCTGGCCGAGCCCGGTGTGGCCTCAGCCAGCATCGCGCTCGGGCGGGTCTGGGATGCCGGCGTGGCGCGTGGCGCCTGGCAGGCGGGCGTGTCGCCAAACGGGCAGGCCCTGATCCGCGACAGCCAGCTCGGCCCGCACCTGCGCGGCTGGGGGCCCTCCACCTCGCGGCGCCCCTTTGACGCGGCGACGCAGCGCCTCAGTGAATACCGCAACCAGTCGGCGCTGTAG
- a CDS encoding oligogalacturonate lyase family protein, which produces MKHHSRQLSFETREDPDTGARITRLTPADVTCHRNYFYQKCFSNDGERLIFGAEFGPGSAWNYHLLDLRTQVATQLTDQAGENTFGGFLSPDDRYLYFVRAERQLIRLALSDLSEELVYTVPQGWVGYGTWVSNSACTRMVGIEIHADDWFPLSDWQKFHQMFHAKPRCRLIRIDLATGAREIILEKQGWLGHPQYRPFDDHTVAYCHEGPHDLVDARMWFINEDGTNMRCGKQHLEGEACTHEFWVPDGSAMIYVSYLKGQSERWICSLDPVTLESKRLALMPPCSHLMSNFDGTLLIGDGCDSPADVADTGSHQIQTDPYLHLFDLKAGTERKVARHDSSWRVYKGNRQVTHPHPSFTPDQQQVLYSSDCDGEPALFLADL; this is translated from the coding sequence ATGAAACACCACAGCCGACAACTCAGCTTTGAGACCCGCGAGGATCCCGACACCGGCGCACGCATCACGCGCCTGACGCCGGCGGACGTCACCTGCCATCGCAACTACTTCTACCAGAAGTGCTTCAGCAACGATGGCGAGCGCCTGATCTTCGGTGCCGAATTCGGACCGGGCAGCGCCTGGAACTACCACCTGCTGGATCTGCGCACCCAGGTGGCCACCCAGCTCACCGACCAGGCCGGCGAGAACACCTTTGGCGGCTTTCTCAGCCCCGACGACCGGTATCTCTATTTCGTGCGCGCCGAGCGGCAGCTGATACGCCTGGCCTTGAGTGATCTGAGCGAAGAGCTGGTCTACACCGTGCCGCAGGGCTGGGTGGGCTATGGCACCTGGGTGTCCAACAGCGCCTGCACCCGGATGGTGGGCATCGAGATCCATGCGGACGATTGGTTCCCGCTCTCCGACTGGCAGAAGTTCCACCAGATGTTCCACGCCAAGCCGCGCTGCCGCCTGATCCGCATCGACCTGGCGACCGGCGCGCGCGAGATCATCCTGGAAAAGCAGGGCTGGCTGGGCCATCCGCAGTACCGCCCCTTTGACGATCACACCGTGGCCTATTGCCACGAAGGCCCGCATGACTTGGTGGATGCGCGCATGTGGTTCATCAACGAGGACGGCACGAACATGCGCTGCGGCAAGCAGCATCTCGAGGGTGAGGCCTGCACGCATGAGTTCTGGGTGCCCGACGGCTCGGCCATGATCTATGTCTCCTACCTCAAGGGCCAGAGCGAGCGCTGGATCTGTTCGCTGGACCCGGTCACGCTGGAGAGCAAGCGCCTGGCCCTGATGCCGCCCTGCTCGCACCTGATGAGCAATTTCGACGGCACGCTGCTGATCGGTGATGGCTGCGACTCGCCTGCCGATGTGGCCGACACCGGCAGCCACCAGATCCAGACCGACCCCTACCTGCATCTCTTCGATCTCAAGGCGGGCACGGAGCGCAAGGTCGCGCGGCACGACAGCAGCTGGCGCGTCTACAAGGGCAACCGCCAGGTCACGCACCCGCATCCCTCGTTCACGCCCGACCAGCAGCAGGTGCTCTACAGCTCGGACTGCGACGGCGAGCCGGCGTTGTTCCTGGCCGATCTTTGA
- a CDS encoding ABC transporter substrate-binding protein, translating into MKRRQFSAALALSPLLVRAQPEPTVLRFAWWGGAGRHEATLKAIAAFERQHPGLKIKAEYMGFNGYLERLTTQIAGGSEPDIMQINWAWLAMFSKRGNGFADLNRHANVLALDQFRADDLAAGMVGGKLNALPTAYSARVMLWNEAAFQRARVPLPRSWDDLFAAGPLFKQRLGAQAYPLDGELYDMILLAQAWVQQKYGTPYVDPLSPRVAMSEAAALDWVRIYRRLVDEHVATPLPLRASLGGADKPTEQQQDWVVGNWAGNFTWDSAIPLRAATLNREQKLVLGEFPTLPDAKTSGMFGRPTVMLALGRHSKQPELAARFINYLLTDPDAALILGKTRGVPAAARQFEVLAKAHKLPAMELAAHEQIKAQREAGRVPVPAPLFEHARLHKFMREVFETVAYGKTSNEEAARRLVDEGNALLKRIK; encoded by the coding sequence GTGAAGCGCCGACAGTTCAGCGCCGCGCTGGCGCTCAGCCCCCTGCTGGTGCGTGCCCAGCCCGAACCCACCGTGCTGCGCTTCGCCTGGTGGGGCGGCGCCGGTCGGCACGAGGCCACGCTCAAGGCCATCGCCGCCTTCGAGCGCCAGCATCCCGGCCTCAAGATCAAGGCCGAGTACATGGGCTTCAACGGCTATCTGGAGCGGCTCACCACCCAGATCGCGGGCGGCTCCGAGCCCGACATCATGCAGATCAACTGGGCCTGGCTGGCCATGTTCAGCAAGCGCGGCAATGGCTTTGCCGACCTGAACCGCCATGCGAACGTGCTGGCGCTGGACCAGTTCCGCGCCGACGATCTGGCCGCCGGCATGGTGGGTGGCAAGCTCAACGCCCTGCCCACGGCCTACAGCGCGCGTGTGATGCTGTGGAACGAGGCCGCCTTCCAGCGCGCCCGTGTGCCCTTGCCGCGTAGCTGGGACGATCTCTTCGCCGCCGGCCCGCTGTTCAAGCAGCGGCTAGGGGCCCAGGCCTATCCGCTGGACGGCGAGCTCTACGACATGATCCTGCTGGCCCAGGCCTGGGTGCAGCAGAAATACGGCACGCCCTATGTTGACCCGCTGAGCCCGCGCGTGGCCATGAGCGAGGCCGCGGCGCTGGACTGGGTGCGCATCTACCGCCGCCTGGTGGACGAGCATGTGGCCACGCCGCTGCCGCTGCGCGCCAGCCTGGGGGGCGCCGACAAGCCCACCGAACAGCAGCAGGACTGGGTGGTGGGCAACTGGGCCGGCAACTTCACCTGGGATTCGGCCATCCCCTTGCGTGCCGCGACGCTCAACCGCGAGCAGAAGCTGGTGCTGGGCGAGTTCCCGACCCTGCCGGATGCCAAGACCAGCGGCATGTTCGGCCGACCCACCGTGATGCTGGCCTTGGGGCGCCACAGCAAGCAGCCCGAACTGGCGGCGCGCTTCATCAACTACCTGCTCACCGACCCCGATGCCGCCCTGATCCTGGGCAAGACGCGCGGCGTGCCGGCCGCGGCGCGGCAGTTCGAGGTGCTGGCCAAGGCCCACAAGCTGCCGGCGATGGAACTGGCTGCCCATGAACAGATCAAGGCGCAGCGTGAGGCCGGGCGCGTGCCGGTGCCGGCGCCGCTGTTCGAGCATGCGCGCCTGCACAAGTTCATGCGCGAGGTGTTCGAGACCGTCGCCTATGGCAAGACCAGCAACGAGGAGGCCGCGCGCCGCCTGGTCGACGAGGGCAATGCCCTGTTGAAGCGAATCAAATAG
- a CDS encoding ABC transporter ATP-binding protein, protein MAHLSLKKIEKVYANGFKAVHGVDLEVRDGEFMVFVGPSGCAKSTLLRMIAGLESITGGELHIGSKKVNELAPKQRGIAMVFQNYALYPHMTVYENLAFGLKLAGTPKPEVAQRVRHAAQLLEMEHLLERYPKQLSGGQAQRVAVGRAIVKKPEVFLFDEPLSNLDAKLRASMRVRLTELHRNLRESGQPATVVYVTHDQVEAMTMGERICVLKEGVIQQVDTPTALYDHPANAFVASFIGSPEMNIHEAQLQPQGEGLAVVLGGQVLPLPAAKAQPLRSRSGAVKFGLRPEHVTALPREGSLAVPCSLRFVEHMGSEVFVHFSIGETAMTARVPADQLGELAGKTRGAAHVFHLQLERCHLFDAETGANLLL, encoded by the coding sequence GTGGCCCATCTGAGCCTGAAGAAAATCGAGAAGGTCTATGCCAATGGCTTCAAGGCCGTGCATGGCGTGGACCTGGAGGTGCGCGACGGCGAGTTCATGGTCTTCGTGGGCCCCTCGGGCTGCGCCAAGAGCACCCTGCTGCGCATGATCGCGGGGCTGGAGAGCATCACCGGCGGTGAGCTGCACATCGGCAGCAAGAAGGTCAATGAACTCGCACCCAAGCAGCGCGGCATTGCCATGGTGTTCCAGAACTATGCGCTGTACCCGCACATGACGGTGTACGAGAACCTGGCCTTCGGGCTCAAGCTGGCCGGCACGCCCAAGCCAGAGGTGGCGCAGCGCGTGCGCCATGCCGCCCAGCTGCTGGAGATGGAGCATCTGCTGGAGCGCTATCCCAAGCAGCTCAGCGGCGGCCAGGCCCAGCGCGTGGCGGTGGGGCGCGCCATCGTCAAGAAGCCCGAGGTGTTTCTGTTCGACGAGCCGCTCTCCAACCTGGATGCCAAGCTGCGCGCCTCGATGCGCGTGCGCCTCACCGAACTGCACCGCAATCTGCGCGAGTCGGGCCAGCCCGCCACCGTGGTCTATGTGACGCACGACCAGGTGGAAGCCATGACCATGGGTGAGCGCATCTGCGTGCTCAAGGAGGGGGTGATCCAGCAGGTGGACACGCCCACCGCGCTCTACGACCATCCGGCCAACGCCTTCGTCGCCAGCTTCATCGGCTCGCCCGAGATGAACATCCACGAGGCGCAGCTGCAGCCGCAGGGCGAGGGTCTGGCTGTTGTGCTCGGGGGCCAGGTCTTGCCGCTGCCGGCTGCCAAGGCGCAGCCACTGCGCAGCCGCAGCGGCGCCGTCAAGTTCGGCCTGCGGCCGGAGCATGTGACGGCACTGCCGCGCGAAGGCAGCCTGGCCGTGCCTTGCAGTCTGCGCTTTGTCGAGCACATGGGCAGCGAGGTGTTCGTGCATTTCAGCATCGGCGAGACCGCCATGACGGCGCGTGTGCCGGCCGATCAGCTGGGCGAGCTGGCCGGCAAGACGCGCGGTGCAGCGCATGTGTTCCACCTGCAGCTCGAGCGCTGCCATCTGTTCGATGCCGAGACCGGCGCGAACCTCTTGCTGTGA
- a CDS encoding carbohydrate ABC transporter permease, which produces MTSSTETLVLNRERGRPWLRYLALGLVALVMLYPLLWLVGASFKSNGEIFSEIGFWPSRFDFSAYAKGWKTSTEYSFATYFLNSFLITIPRIIVTVISCVLVAYAFARFEFWGKKLLFSVMVGTMMLPLIVLRLPQYLLFRELGWLDSYLPLIVPSAFATDTFFVFMLVQFLRGIPRDMEEAAQIDGCNALQLLWHIIVPLLKPAIISVVVFQFIWTMNDFMGPLIYLASVEKYPVSLALKMSIGATEEVEWANVIAISVVALIPSVTVFFMAQKHFIEGASSSGIKG; this is translated from the coding sequence ATGACGAGCAGTACAGAGACCCTGGTGCTCAACCGCGAGCGCGGCCGCCCCTGGTTGCGCTACCTGGCTCTGGGCCTGGTGGCCTTGGTGATGCTCTACCCCTTGTTGTGGCTGGTGGGTGCATCCTTCAAGAGCAATGGCGAGATCTTCAGCGAGATCGGCTTCTGGCCCAGTCGTTTTGATTTTTCCGCCTATGCCAAGGGCTGGAAGACGAGCACGGAATACAGCTTCGCCACCTACTTCCTCAACAGCTTCCTGATCACCATCCCGCGCATCATCGTCACGGTGATCTCCTGCGTGCTGGTGGCCTATGCCTTCGCGCGCTTCGAGTTCTGGGGCAAGAAGTTATTGTTCTCCGTCATGGTCGGCACCATGATGCTGCCGCTGATCGTGTTACGCCTGCCGCAGTACCTGCTGTTTCGGGAGCTCGGCTGGCTGGACAGCTACCTGCCCTTGATCGTTCCCTCCGCCTTTGCCACCGACACCTTCTTCGTCTTCATGCTGGTGCAGTTCCTGCGCGGCATCCCGCGTGACATGGAAGAGGCCGCGCAGATCGACGGTTGCAACGCGCTGCAACTGCTCTGGCACATCATCGTGCCCTTGCTCAAGCCGGCCATCATCTCGGTGGTCGTGTTCCAGTTCATCTGGACCATGAACGACTTCATGGGCCCGCTGATCTACCTGGCCTCGGTGGAGAAATACCCGGTCTCGCTGGCGCTGAAGATGAGCATCGGTGCCACCGAGGAAGTGGAGTGGGCGAATGTGATCGCGATATCGGTGGTGGCGCTGATCCCTTCGGTCACCGTGTTCTTCATGGCGCAAAAGCACTTCATCGAAGGCGCCTCCAGCAGCGGAATCAAAGGATAG
- a CDS encoding carbohydrate ABC transporter permease, protein MYENKRLGFLFVLPFVLGVLLFKLFPFVASFALSFSQYDLIDPPEFVGLANYQELATGDPLFRKSLGVTLLFAALAVPLRVGFALFIAHVLNFKMRGINFFRAAFYLPSILGGSIAVAVLWRFIFSKNGLVNLLLSQLGIEPIAWLADEHYSMWTIVLLFTWQFGSAMVIFLAALQNVSVSLYEAAECDGASKFQQFWRITVPLITPVIFFNLIMQMVHAFQEFNGPYLITEGGPLSSTYVLALYIYDQSFRFFNLGYGAALSWVLFALVGGLSAFSFWSSKYWVFYAGEKERK, encoded by the coding sequence ATGTACGAGAACAAACGCCTCGGCTTCCTGTTCGTCCTGCCTTTCGTGCTGGGCGTGCTGCTGTTCAAGCTCTTTCCCTTCGTGGCGAGCTTCGCGCTCAGCTTCAGCCAGTACGACCTGATCGACCCGCCGGAGTTCGTGGGCCTGGCGAATTACCAGGAGCTGGCCACCGGCGACCCGCTGTTCCGCAAATCGCTGGGCGTGACGCTGCTGTTCGCGGCGCTGGCCGTGCCGCTGCGCGTGGGCTTTGCGCTCTTCATCGCCCATGTGCTGAACTTCAAGATGCGCGGCATCAACTTCTTCCGCGCCGCCTTCTACCTGCCCTCCATCCTGGGCGGCTCGATCGCGGTGGCGGTGCTGTGGCGTTTCATCTTCTCCAAGAACGGGTTGGTCAACCTGCTGCTCTCGCAGCTCGGCATCGAGCCCATCGCCTGGCTGGCCGACGAGCATTACTCCATGTGGACCATCGTGCTGCTGTTCACCTGGCAGTTCGGCTCGGCCATGGTGATCTTTCTGGCGGCGCTGCAGAACGTCTCGGTCTCGCTGTACGAGGCGGCCGAATGCGATGGCGCGAGCAAGTTCCAGCAGTTCTGGCGCATCACGGTGCCGCTGATCACGCCGGTGATCTTCTTCAATCTCATCATGCAGATGGTGCATGCCTTCCAGGAGTTCAACGGGCCCTACCTGATCACCGAGGGCGGCCCGCTGAGCTCCACCTATGTGCTGGCGCTCTACATCTACGACCAGAGCTTCCGCTTCTTCAATCTGGGCTACGGCGCGGCGCTGTCCTGGGTGCTGTTCGCCCTGGTCGGCGGCCTGAGCGCCTTCTCCTTCTGGAGCTCCAAGTACTGGGTCTTCTACGCCGGTGAGAAGGAGCGCAAATGA
- the kduD gene encoding 2-dehydro-3-deoxy-D-gluconate 5-dehydrogenase KduD has translation MILDNFQLHGRVAIVTGCNTGLGQGMARALAQAGADIVGVNVSEPDETRAQVEALGRRFLDLRANLSDISCLEGLVEQAKSLSGRVDILVNNAGIIRREDAIKFSEKDWDDVIDLNLKTVFFFSQAVARQYLAQGGGGKIINVASMLSYQGGVRVPSYTASKSGVMGITRLMANEWAAHRINVNAIAPGYMATNNTAALRADEGRNASILERIPAGRWGVPDDLAGPVVFLASQASDYVNGYTVAVDGGWLAR, from the coding sequence ATGATCCTCGATAACTTCCAACTGCACGGCCGCGTGGCCATCGTCACTGGCTGCAACACCGGCCTGGGCCAGGGCATGGCCCGCGCGCTGGCGCAGGCAGGCGCAGACATCGTGGGCGTGAACGTCTCCGAGCCGGATGAAACCCGTGCCCAGGTCGAGGCGCTGGGCCGCCGCTTCCTGGACCTGCGCGCGAATCTCTCCGACATCAGCTGCTTGGAGGGCCTGGTGGAGCAGGCCAAGAGCCTCAGCGGCCGGGTGGACATCCTGGTCAACAACGCCGGCATCATCCGCCGCGAGGACGCCATCAAGTTCAGCGAGAAGGACTGGGACGACGTCATCGACCTGAACCTGAAGACGGTGTTTTTCTTCTCGCAGGCGGTGGCGCGCCAGTACCTGGCCCAGGGCGGTGGCGGCAAGATCATCAACGTGGCCTCGATGCTGTCCTACCAGGGCGGTGTGCGCGTGCCGTCCTACACCGCCAGCAAGAGCGGCGTGATGGGCATCACGCGCCTGATGGCGAATGAATGGGCGGCCCACCGCATCAATGTGAATGCCATCGCGCCAGGCTATATGGCCACCAACAACACCGCGGCGCTGCGTGCCGATGAGGGCCGCAATGCCTCCATCCTTGAGCGCATCCCGGCCGGGCGCTGGGGCGTGCCCGATGATCTGGCCGGGCCGGTGGTGTTCCTGGCCTCGCAGGCATCGGACTATGTCAACGGCTATACCGTCGCCGTCGACGGCGGCTGGCTTGCGCGCTGA
- the kduI gene encoding 5-dehydro-4-deoxy-D-glucuronate isomerase — MEIRQPIHSEHARTLDTEGLRRHFLVEDLFKPDAATLTYSQIDRIIVGGIMPVTQAVSFSPELGRHTGTDFFLQRRELGLINIGGAARATVDGQVFEIGPREALYVGQGAQQLQFESVDAAVPAKLYFNCAPAHTAYPHRKVTLAEASPETLGAAETSNRRTIYKFLVPDVLPTCQLLMGMTQLEPGSLWNTMPCHTHDRRMEVYFYFDMSENAAVFHMMGEPTQTRHLVVRNEQAVINPSWSIHAGVGTQAYTFIWGMVGENQVFKDMDHVPMTALR, encoded by the coding sequence ATGGAAATCCGCCAACCCATCCACAGCGAACATGCGCGCACCCTGGACACCGAAGGCCTGCGCCGCCACTTTCTGGTGGAAGATCTGTTCAAGCCCGATGCGGCCACGCTGACCTACAGCCAGATCGACCGCATCATCGTCGGCGGCATCATGCCGGTGACTCAGGCGGTGAGCTTTTCGCCCGAGCTGGGGCGCCACACCGGCACCGATTTCTTTCTGCAGCGCCGTGAGCTGGGCCTCATCAATATCGGCGGCGCCGCACGCGCCACGGTGGACGGCCAGGTGTTCGAGATCGGCCCGCGCGAAGCCCTGTATGTGGGGCAGGGTGCCCAGCAGTTGCAGTTCGAAAGCGTGGATGCCGCCGTGCCCGCCAAGCTCTACTTCAACTGCGCGCCGGCACACACGGCCTACCCGCACCGCAAGGTGACACTGGCCGAGGCCTCGCCCGAGACCCTGGGCGCCGCCGAAACCAGCAACCGCCGCACCATCTACAAGTTCCTGGTGCCCGATGTGCTGCCCACCTGCCAGCTGCTGATGGGCATGACCCAGCTGGAGCCCGGCAGCCTCTGGAACACCATGCCCTGCCACACGCACGATCGGCGCATGGAGGTCTACTTCTATTTCGACATGAGCGAGAACGCCGCGGTGTTCCACATGATGGGCGAGCCGACGCAGACACGCCATCTGGTGGTGCGCAACGAACAGGCCGTCATCAACCCGAGCTGGAGCATCCACGCGGGCGTCGGCACGCAGGCCTACACCTTCATCTGGGGCATGGTGGGCGAAAACCAGGTCTTCAAGGACATGGACCATGTCCCGATGACGGCCTTGCGTTGA
- a CDS encoding cupin domain-containing protein has protein sequence MNPFFDAATTPWEELGDGIRRKIVGHTPGLMSVLVQFDQGAIGTPHAHDEHDQIAYVISGSFEAEVAGQKRVLRAGDAFIAPRLHAHGVVALEAGSTLLDQFTPRREDYL, from the coding sequence ATGAACCCGTTTTTCGACGCCGCCACCACCCCTTGGGAAGAACTGGGCGACGGCATCCGCCGCAAGATCGTGGGCCACACGCCCGGCTTGATGTCGGTGCTGGTGCAGTTCGACCAGGGCGCCATCGGCACCCCGCATGCCCATGACGAGCACGACCAGATCGCCTACGTGATCAGCGGCTCCTTCGAAGCCGAGGTCGCCGGCCAGAAGCGCGTGCTGCGTGCCGGCGACGCCTTCATTGCCCCGCGCCTGCACGCGCATGGCGTGGTGGCCCTGGAAGCCGGCAGCACCTTGCTGGACCAATTCACCCCCCGCCGCGAGGACTACCTCTAG